The DNA segment GACCCTGGATGAAGAACTTCACCAGCTGATAGGTAAAAAACAGATTGTAATTACGTCCGTTCACAATAAGGATCATATTCTTGTTCTCCCGTATCTTGTTGAACATTATGCTGCTATTTATCGTTCCGTAGAATCTACTATAACTGTTCCTTATCCGATTTATTCAGATCTTCCAAAAAACTGTCCTACTTCCATTTTAACTCAGGTAACGGCGCTTGATACCATCTATCAGTTTTTTGAAAAGCAGGAACTGAACGATAAGGTTCTTTATTCCCTTGTGTTTGATAAAGGCGTGCCTTCGATTCTTTTTCCGTCGAACATACCTGTTTCAGTTTTAGTAAGCACTGCTTTAGGCAAGCTTCAGCATCTTCTTGCAAAAGGTGAATCTCACGATTATTTTTTGAAAAAGCTTTCCATTTCTAATCCGGGAAAAGAACTTTCCATAAAGAGTTTCTTTGCTCAGTTTGTTGCAAAACCGGAAGCTGCCCTTGATGTTATAAAAGATACCGGAGAAACTTTTTATTACTGGAGCCAGCTTTTCTTCTTTATTAAGCAGGATTATACAAAACTTAAGGATTTAACTCCCGAAGATACTAACATTCTTCAGGCGGTTGCCATTGCAGAAATAGCTACATCCTATTACAAATCCAAAGCTTCTGAGCGTCAGGTAAAAAATGAGGCTTTTGAAGTTCTGGACAGGCTTCTTAAAAATCCGCCGTATTATCATTCCATGTCGGATATCTTGAAAATGAAGGATCCTTCCGGCGTGCTTCTCCTTGGTCAGTACAAAGAGGATGAACTTAAAGCTCATCTTGATTTTCTTACAACTGAGTCTCAGCCTAATGAACTTCCAGATCTTCTTATCTTCAAGGTTTCAGAAGAAGAGGGATATTTTATCTGCAAGGATAAAGTAATGCCTCTCATCATCAGGCTTACGAATGATGCAAGGGTTCTTATCAGGGAAAGTCTTGTAAAACAGTGGTATAAAGTTCTTCTGGATTTTGAAACTCTTCCTGAAATGAAAGAGTCTGCTGCCTTTGAGCGCTGTCTCGAAAGGGAATTAAGCAGCTGTGAACCGATTCTTTACGGACTTTTAGGTTCTAACTTCCTTTCTGTTATTGCTTTTGATGATCATACGCCAGGCAGGGTAGCTTTGTTCCGTGACGGAATGCTTGTTCCTTACAGCGAGATGCTTATGCTCAGCCGTGCGGAAATTTATTCTGATGCTAAGATAAAGCTTCCTTTCTGGTATGGACTTCCTGTTATTTCATGGCTGATGAGTATTCTTCTTAAGAAACCGAAGGCTAAGAAACCTGTAAAGAAACCGCCTGTAAAAACTGCGACCCGTACGCTTACGGATGAAGAACGTTCAGTAGAACAGGAAAAGGTTCGTAAACTGGATACTGCTGATAGTTTTGATCCAAAGAAATCCCGTAAAAGGGAACTTAGAAAAGCGGCCGGTGAGGTTGAGAAGCTTATAGTTCCGCCGGAGAGTACTCTGGACCGTGAACTTGAAAGCTACATAAGTGAATGGAATGACCGTATAGGTAAGCGTAACCATGATAATCTTACAGAAGACGTAAATAACCTTATCCGTGACTATATGCGTAAGACATTGCGTTCCCTCAGGACGGAGGCGTTTACATACGACAGAATTAAGAGTCTGGCAGATTCTCTTGTGAGTTCGCCAAGCATGATGCAGATAAAAAATCACCCGGCTCTTAAGCATTACATTGAGCTTTATATGGTTAAGCTTATTAAGAATCTTCCGGCATGATATTGAGGGGTGCCTATGATTACATTCTGGCAGCAGGAAAATGGAAAACTCGTTCAGAAAGACGAGGAAGAATTAAATAAAGAAGAAAAAACATGGGTTGATGCACGTTCCGTTACCAGGGACGAAATAAAACTTCTTGAAGAAAAGTTCAATATTGATCCGGAAAACATGCTGGATATTCTTGACCCGGATGAACTTTCCCGTGTAGAGAAAAATGAGGATTATAATTATAACCTTACCATCATCAAGCTTCCTGTTTTTAATCCCAGTGATGATGTAAGTTATTTTACAGCTCCTCTGGGTATTATTACGACAGGTCAGTTTTTTATAACTATATGCTGGACTAACTGTGAAGTTCTTAAGGATTTTGCTGCAAACCGAATAAAGGATCTTTCGTTAAATGACTTCCCGGCTTTTACAATCAGGTTTATGGCCCGGGCAGACTTGATGTTCCTCCGTTACCTTAAGGAATTGAACCGCAGGGCTACAACCATTCAGCAGGAAATGCTCCGCTCTGTACAGAACAGGGAACTGATTCAGCTTCTTAACATTCAGAAGTCACTGGTTTATTTTACAACTTCACTTAAGACAAATCAGATGCTTCTTGAAAAAATGCGTAAGACAAAGATTCTTAAACTTGACGAAGAAGACCAGGACTGGCTTGATGACGTTGAAATTGATAACCGTCAGGCTATGGAAATGGCTGACACCTATACGAACATTATGTCTACGATGAATGATTCTTTTGCTACGGTTTTAAGCAATAACCTTAATATTGTCATGAAGACTATGACGGCATGGAATCT comes from the Treponema rectale genome and includes:
- a CDS encoding magnesium transporter CorA family protein; translation: MITFWQQENGKLVQKDEEELNKEEKTWVDARSVTRDEIKLLEEKFNIDPENMLDILDPDELSRVEKNEDYNYNLTIIKLPVFNPSDDVSYFTAPLGIITTGQFFITICWTNCEVLKDFAANRIKDLSLNDFPAFTIRFMARADLMFLRYLKELNRRATTIQQEMLRSVQNRELIQLLNIQKSLVYFTTSLKTNQMLLEKMRKTKILKLDEEDQDWLDDVEIDNRQAMEMADTYTNIMSTMNDSFATVLSNNLNIVMKTMTAWNLVLMLPTLVTSFFGSNVPLPWGDGTGFKWTGAIAVFGISVLTSIWGWFFFMKRRINSFEEKARKVSMKQRRANRKQRRIIKKQDRLAEKNR